In a single window of the Anas acuta chromosome 24, bAnaAcu1.1, whole genome shotgun sequence genome:
- the PPFIA4 gene encoding liprin-alpha-4 isoform X1, whose amino-acid sequence MMCEVMPTISEGDPLGPPQGSEADADFEQLMVNMLDERDKLLDTLRETRETLSVTQSRLQEALRERDQLQRQLNSALPQEFATLTRELSACREQLLEREEEISELKAERNNTRLLLEHLECLVSRHERSLRMTVVKRQAQSPSGVSSEVEVLKALKSLFEHHKALDEKVRERLRASLERVATLEEQLVDAHRQVAALQQGATREAPAGERDEREPKEPAQKLPWKRLSNGSVHPDDEAGRVVELQELLEKQNFEVVQAKERISALAASVAELEEDLGTARKDLIKSEEMSSKYQRDLREALAQKEDMEERITTLEKRYLAAQREATSIHDLNDKLESELANKESLHRQCEEKARHLQELLELAEQKLQQTMRKAETLPEVEAELAQRIAALSKAKERHGSIEEHLRQLESQLEEKNQELARARQREKMNEEHNKRLSDTVDRLLSESNERLQLHLKERMAALEEKNTLLQELENTQKQIEEHQHDKRRLSDEIDKLRLEVDQLKTRSGTFVESVHTRSHMGSATDLRFPLSAVVHAPAEPFGTAPGLPRTQKGRFAARREEPAKDWEQAQAGSVLATGPHAFDSDPEISDVDEDDRETLFSSMDVLSPGGHSDAQTLAMMLQEQLDAINEEIRMIQEEKESTELRAEELETRVTSGSMEGLNLTQLCKRASIPTSLTALSLASSSPPLSGRSTPKLTSRSAAQDLDRMGIMTLPSDLRKHRRKLLSPAARDESREDKTTIKCETSPPSSPRTLRLEKLGHPALSQEDGKSSLEEQASNPSSNSSQDSLHKGSKRKGIKSSIGRLFGKKEKGRLIQLSREGATGQVLLTDTEVGIQDPLGLGKLGAQAEKDRRLRKKHELLEEARRKGLPFAHWDGPTVVSWLELWVGMPAWYVAACRANVKSGAIMSALSDTEIQREIGISNALHRLKLRLAIQEMVSLTSPSAPPTSRTSSGNVWVTHEEMENMATSTKTDTEEGSWAQTLAYGDMNHEWIGNEWLPSLGLPQYRSYFMECLVDARMLDHLTKKDLRVHLKMVDSFHRTSLQYGIMCLKRLNYDRKELERRREETQHEIKDVLVWTNDQVIHWIQSIGLREYANNLVESGVHGALLALDENFDHNSLALVLQIPTQNTQARQVLEREFNNLLALGTDRRLDDGDDKTFRRTPSWRKRFRPRDVHSINMLSGSAETLPAGFRVTSLVPLPPPSAPAKKMPPEVGASGSPRLETSTVRTYSC is encoded by the exons GAGTTCGCCACGCTGACGCGGGAGCTCAGTGCGTGCCgagagcagctcctggagagggaggaggagatcTCAGAGCTGAAAGCTGAGCGCAACAACACCCGG ctcctgctggagcacCTGGAGTGCCTGGTGTCGAGGCATGAGCGGTCCCTGAGGATGACCGTGGTCAAGCGTCAGGCCCAGTCGCCGTCTGGGGTTTCCAGTGAGGTCGAGGTGCTCAAGGCACTCAAGTCACTCTTTGAGCATCACAAGGCGCTAGATGAAAAG GTCAGGGAGCGCTTGCGAGCATCCTTAGAGCGAGTGGCGACCttggaggagcagctggtggATGCCCATCGGCAG gtggcagctctgcagcaaggCGCCACGCGGGAGGCCCCAGCAGGCGAGCGGGATGAGAGGGAGCCCAAGGAGCCGGCGCAGAAGCTTCCCTGGAAG CGGCTCTCCAACGGCTCCGTTCACCCCGACGATGAGGCAGGGCGGGtggtggagctgcaggagctcctgGAGAAGCAGAATTTCGAAGTGGTCCAAGCCAAGGAGCGCATCTCCGCCCTGGCTGCCAGCGTCGCGGAGCTGGAGGAGGATCTGGGCACCGCCAGGAAGGATCTGATCAAGTCAGAGGAGATGAGCAGCAAGTACCAGCGGGACCTCCGAGAG GCTCTGGCTCAGAAGGAGGACATGGAAGAGAGGATCACCACGCTGGAGAAACGCTACCTAGCAGCCCAGCGAGAAGCTACCTCCATCCACGACCTCAACGACAAGCTGGAAAGCGAACTGGCCAACAAGGAGTCCCTGCACCGCCAG TGCGAGGAGAAAGCCCGgcacctgcaggagctgctggagctggcggagcagaagctgcagcagacGATGCGGAAAGCAGAGACGCTGCCCGAGGTGGAAGCGGAGCTGGCCCAGCGCATCGCAGCGCTCAGCAAggcaa AAGAGAGGCATGGGAGCATCGAGGAGCACCTCCGGCAGCTGGAGAGccagctggaagagaagaacCAGGAGCTGGCCAGG GCCCGCCAGCGGGAGAAGATGAACGAGGAGCACAACAAGCGGCTCTCGGACACCGTGGACCGGCTGCTGAGCGAGTCGAACGAGCGGCTGCAGCTGCACCTCAAGGAGAGGATGGCAGCCTTGGAGGAGAAG AACACATTGTTACAAGAGCTGGAAAATACCCAAAAGCAGATAGAGGAACACCAGCACGACAAG CGCCGGCTGTCAGACGAGATCGACAAACTGCGGCTGGAGGTCGATCAGCTCAAAACCAGGAGCGGGACGTTCGTGGAGAGCGTGCACACGAG GTCCCACATGGGCAGTGCCACGGACCTGCGCTTCCCACTCAGCGCCGTGGTCCATGCCCCCGCTGAGCCCTTTGGGACGGCCCCAGGCCTGCCTCGGACACAGAAAGGGCGATTCGCTGCCCGGCGAGAGGAGCCGGCCAAG GACTGGGAGCAGGCCCAGGCAGGCAGCGTCCTGGCCACGGGGCCTCACGCCTTCGACAGCGACCCTGAGATCTCCGACGTGGATGAGGATGACCGCGAGACGCTCTTCAGCTCCATGGACGTGCTCTCCCCTGGTGGGCACTCGGATGCTCAGACCTTGGCCATGatgctccaggagcagctggaTGCCATCAACGAGGAGATCAG GATGATCCAAGAGGAGAAGGAGTCCACCGAGCTCCGCGCGGAGGAGCTGGAGACGCGCGTGACCAGCGGCAGCATGGAAGGCCTCAACCTCACCCAGCTGTGCAAGAGGGCCTCCATCCCCACCTCGCTGACGGCCCTGTCCCTGGCCAGCTCGTCCCCACCGCTCAGTGGCCGCTCCACCCCAAAGCTGACCTCCCGAAGCGCTGCTCAGGACCTCGACCGCATGGGGATCATGACGCTG CCCAGTGACTTGAGGAAGCACCGGAGGAAACTGCTA TCACCCGCAGCTCGGGATGAAAGCCGAGAGGACAAAACCACCATCAAATGCGAGACTTCCCCCCCGTCCTCGCCCAGGACGTTGCGGCTGGAGAAGCTGGGTCACCCCGCGCTGAGTCAGGAGGACGGGAAGAG ctccctggaAGAGCAGGCCAGCAAccccagcagcaacagcagccagGACTCCTTGCACAAGGGCTCCAAGAGGAAGGGGATCAAATCTTCCATCGGGCGCTTGTTtgggaaaaaagagaagggcCGCTTGATCCAGCTGAGCAGAGAAGGGGCCACAGGGCAGG TGCTGCTGACCGACACCGAGGTGGGCATCCAGGACCCTCTGGGCCTCGGCAAGCTGGGTGCTCAGGCTGAGAAGGATCGTCGCCTGCGGAAAAA GCACGAACTCCTGGAAGAGGCTCGGAGGAAAGGATTGCCCTTTGCCCACTGGGATGGCCCCACCGTTGTCTCCTGGCTGGAG CTCTGGGTGGGAATGCCAGCCTGGTACGTCGCCGCTTGCCGAGCCAACGTGAAGAGCGGAGCCATCATGTCAGCCCTGTCCGACACCGAGATCCAGAGGGAGATCGGCATCAGCAACGCGCTGCACCGCCTGAAGCTGCGCCTGGCCATCCAGGAGATGGTTTCGCTCACGAGCCCCTCGGCACCACCCACCTCACGGACA tcCTCTGGAAACGTCTGGGTCACCCACGAGGAGATGGAGAACATGGCCACGTCCACCAAGACG GACACAGAGGAAGGCAGCTGGGCACAG ACGCTGGCTTATGGGGACATGAACCATGAGTGGATTGGGAACGAGTGGCTGCCCAGCCTGGGCCTCCCGCAATATCGCAGCTACTTCATGGAGTGTCTCGTCGATGCACGGATGCTGGACCACCTCACCAAGAAAGATCTCAGAGTGCACCTGAAGATGGTGGACAGCTTCCACCG CACCAGCCTGCAGTATGGCATCATGTGCCTGAAGAGGCTCAACTACGACCGCAAAGAGCTCGAGAGGAGGCGAGAAGAGACCCAGCACGAAATCAAAG ATGTGTTGGTGTGGACCAACGACCAGGTCATCCACTGGATCCAGTCCATCGGGCTTCGCGAGTACGCGAACAACCTCGTTGAGAGCGGGGTGCACGGGGCGCTGCTGGCCCTCGACGAAAACTTCGACCACAACAGCCTGGCGCTTGTCTTGCAAATCCCCACGCAGAACACGCAG GCTCGACAAGTGCTGGAGAGGGAGTTCAACAATCTGCTTGCATTGGGCACGGATCGAAGGCTGGATGAT GGCGACGACAAAACCTTCCGTCGAACCCCGTCCTGGCGAAAGCGCTTCCGCCCACGAGATGTTCACAGCATCAACATGCTCAGTGGCTCGGCCGAGACGCTGCCCGCCGGCTTCCGTGTCACCAGCCTGGTGCCCCTGCCACCCCCATCCGCCCCTGCCAAGAAAATGCCCCCAGAAG TTGGTGCCTCTGGGTCGCCACGGCTGGAGACCTCCACGGTCCGGACGTACTCCTGCTGA
- the PPFIA4 gene encoding liprin-alpha-4 isoform X2, with the protein MMCEVMPTISEGDPLGPPQGSEADADFEQLMVNMLDERDKLLDTLRETRETLSVTQSRLQEALRERDQLQRQLNSALPQEFATLTRELSACREQLLEREEEISELKAERNNTRLLLEHLECLVSRHERSLRMTVVKRQAQSPSGVSSEVEVLKALKSLFEHHKALDEKVRERLRASLERVATLEEQLVDAHRQVAALQQGATREAPAGERDEREPKEPAQKLPWKRLSNGSVHPDDEAGRVVELQELLEKQNFEVVQAKERISALAASVAELEEDLGTARKDLIKSEEMSSKYQRDLREALAQKEDMEERITTLEKRYLAAQREATSIHDLNDKLESELANKESLHRQCEEKARHLQELLELAEQKLQQTMRKAETLPEVEAELAQRIAALSKAKERHGSIEEHLRQLESQLEEKNQELARARQREKMNEEHNKRLSDTVDRLLSESNERLQLHLKERMAALEEKNTLLQELENTQKQIEEHQHDKRRLSDEIDKLRLEVDQLKTRSGTFVESVHTRSHMGSATDLRFPLSAVVHAPAEPFGTAPGLPRTQKGRFAARREEPAKDWEQAQAGSVLATGPHAFDSDPEISDVDEDDRETLFSSMDVLSPGGHSDAQTLAMMLQEQLDAINEEIRMIQEEKESTELRAEELETRVTSGSMEGLNLTQLCKRASIPTSLTALSLASSSPPLSGRSTPKLTSRSAAQDLDRMGIMTLPSDLRKHRRKLLSPAARDESREDKTTIKCETSPPSSPRTLRLEKLGHPALSQEDGKSSLEEQASNPSSNSSQDSLHKGSKRKGIKSSIGRLFGKKEKGRLIQLSREGATGQVLLTDTEVGIQDPLGLGKLGAQAEKDRRLRKKHELLEEARRKGLPFAHWDGPTVVSWLELWVGMPAWYVAACRANVKSGAIMSALSDTEIQREIGISNALHRLKLRLAIQEMVSLTSPSAPPTSRTSSGNVWVTHEEMENMATSTKTTLAYGDMNHEWIGNEWLPSLGLPQYRSYFMECLVDARMLDHLTKKDLRVHLKMVDSFHRTSLQYGIMCLKRLNYDRKELERRREETQHEIKDVLVWTNDQVIHWIQSIGLREYANNLVESGVHGALLALDENFDHNSLALVLQIPTQNTQARQVLEREFNNLLALGTDRRLDDGDDKTFRRTPSWRKRFRPRDVHSINMLSGSAETLPAGFRVTSLVPLPPPSAPAKKMPPEVGASGSPRLETSTVRTYSC; encoded by the exons GAGTTCGCCACGCTGACGCGGGAGCTCAGTGCGTGCCgagagcagctcctggagagggaggaggagatcTCAGAGCTGAAAGCTGAGCGCAACAACACCCGG ctcctgctggagcacCTGGAGTGCCTGGTGTCGAGGCATGAGCGGTCCCTGAGGATGACCGTGGTCAAGCGTCAGGCCCAGTCGCCGTCTGGGGTTTCCAGTGAGGTCGAGGTGCTCAAGGCACTCAAGTCACTCTTTGAGCATCACAAGGCGCTAGATGAAAAG GTCAGGGAGCGCTTGCGAGCATCCTTAGAGCGAGTGGCGACCttggaggagcagctggtggATGCCCATCGGCAG gtggcagctctgcagcaaggCGCCACGCGGGAGGCCCCAGCAGGCGAGCGGGATGAGAGGGAGCCCAAGGAGCCGGCGCAGAAGCTTCCCTGGAAG CGGCTCTCCAACGGCTCCGTTCACCCCGACGATGAGGCAGGGCGGGtggtggagctgcaggagctcctgGAGAAGCAGAATTTCGAAGTGGTCCAAGCCAAGGAGCGCATCTCCGCCCTGGCTGCCAGCGTCGCGGAGCTGGAGGAGGATCTGGGCACCGCCAGGAAGGATCTGATCAAGTCAGAGGAGATGAGCAGCAAGTACCAGCGGGACCTCCGAGAG GCTCTGGCTCAGAAGGAGGACATGGAAGAGAGGATCACCACGCTGGAGAAACGCTACCTAGCAGCCCAGCGAGAAGCTACCTCCATCCACGACCTCAACGACAAGCTGGAAAGCGAACTGGCCAACAAGGAGTCCCTGCACCGCCAG TGCGAGGAGAAAGCCCGgcacctgcaggagctgctggagctggcggagcagaagctgcagcagacGATGCGGAAAGCAGAGACGCTGCCCGAGGTGGAAGCGGAGCTGGCCCAGCGCATCGCAGCGCTCAGCAAggcaa AAGAGAGGCATGGGAGCATCGAGGAGCACCTCCGGCAGCTGGAGAGccagctggaagagaagaacCAGGAGCTGGCCAGG GCCCGCCAGCGGGAGAAGATGAACGAGGAGCACAACAAGCGGCTCTCGGACACCGTGGACCGGCTGCTGAGCGAGTCGAACGAGCGGCTGCAGCTGCACCTCAAGGAGAGGATGGCAGCCTTGGAGGAGAAG AACACATTGTTACAAGAGCTGGAAAATACCCAAAAGCAGATAGAGGAACACCAGCACGACAAG CGCCGGCTGTCAGACGAGATCGACAAACTGCGGCTGGAGGTCGATCAGCTCAAAACCAGGAGCGGGACGTTCGTGGAGAGCGTGCACACGAG GTCCCACATGGGCAGTGCCACGGACCTGCGCTTCCCACTCAGCGCCGTGGTCCATGCCCCCGCTGAGCCCTTTGGGACGGCCCCAGGCCTGCCTCGGACACAGAAAGGGCGATTCGCTGCCCGGCGAGAGGAGCCGGCCAAG GACTGGGAGCAGGCCCAGGCAGGCAGCGTCCTGGCCACGGGGCCTCACGCCTTCGACAGCGACCCTGAGATCTCCGACGTGGATGAGGATGACCGCGAGACGCTCTTCAGCTCCATGGACGTGCTCTCCCCTGGTGGGCACTCGGATGCTCAGACCTTGGCCATGatgctccaggagcagctggaTGCCATCAACGAGGAGATCAG GATGATCCAAGAGGAGAAGGAGTCCACCGAGCTCCGCGCGGAGGAGCTGGAGACGCGCGTGACCAGCGGCAGCATGGAAGGCCTCAACCTCACCCAGCTGTGCAAGAGGGCCTCCATCCCCACCTCGCTGACGGCCCTGTCCCTGGCCAGCTCGTCCCCACCGCTCAGTGGCCGCTCCACCCCAAAGCTGACCTCCCGAAGCGCTGCTCAGGACCTCGACCGCATGGGGATCATGACGCTG CCCAGTGACTTGAGGAAGCACCGGAGGAAACTGCTA TCACCCGCAGCTCGGGATGAAAGCCGAGAGGACAAAACCACCATCAAATGCGAGACTTCCCCCCCGTCCTCGCCCAGGACGTTGCGGCTGGAGAAGCTGGGTCACCCCGCGCTGAGTCAGGAGGACGGGAAGAG ctccctggaAGAGCAGGCCAGCAAccccagcagcaacagcagccagGACTCCTTGCACAAGGGCTCCAAGAGGAAGGGGATCAAATCTTCCATCGGGCGCTTGTTtgggaaaaaagagaagggcCGCTTGATCCAGCTGAGCAGAGAAGGGGCCACAGGGCAGG TGCTGCTGACCGACACCGAGGTGGGCATCCAGGACCCTCTGGGCCTCGGCAAGCTGGGTGCTCAGGCTGAGAAGGATCGTCGCCTGCGGAAAAA GCACGAACTCCTGGAAGAGGCTCGGAGGAAAGGATTGCCCTTTGCCCACTGGGATGGCCCCACCGTTGTCTCCTGGCTGGAG CTCTGGGTGGGAATGCCAGCCTGGTACGTCGCCGCTTGCCGAGCCAACGTGAAGAGCGGAGCCATCATGTCAGCCCTGTCCGACACCGAGATCCAGAGGGAGATCGGCATCAGCAACGCGCTGCACCGCCTGAAGCTGCGCCTGGCCATCCAGGAGATGGTTTCGCTCACGAGCCCCTCGGCACCACCCACCTCACGGACA tcCTCTGGAAACGTCTGGGTCACCCACGAGGAGATGGAGAACATGGCCACGTCCACCAAGACG ACGCTGGCTTATGGGGACATGAACCATGAGTGGATTGGGAACGAGTGGCTGCCCAGCCTGGGCCTCCCGCAATATCGCAGCTACTTCATGGAGTGTCTCGTCGATGCACGGATGCTGGACCACCTCACCAAGAAAGATCTCAGAGTGCACCTGAAGATGGTGGACAGCTTCCACCG CACCAGCCTGCAGTATGGCATCATGTGCCTGAAGAGGCTCAACTACGACCGCAAAGAGCTCGAGAGGAGGCGAGAAGAGACCCAGCACGAAATCAAAG ATGTGTTGGTGTGGACCAACGACCAGGTCATCCACTGGATCCAGTCCATCGGGCTTCGCGAGTACGCGAACAACCTCGTTGAGAGCGGGGTGCACGGGGCGCTGCTGGCCCTCGACGAAAACTTCGACCACAACAGCCTGGCGCTTGTCTTGCAAATCCCCACGCAGAACACGCAG GCTCGACAAGTGCTGGAGAGGGAGTTCAACAATCTGCTTGCATTGGGCACGGATCGAAGGCTGGATGAT GGCGACGACAAAACCTTCCGTCGAACCCCGTCCTGGCGAAAGCGCTTCCGCCCACGAGATGTTCACAGCATCAACATGCTCAGTGGCTCGGCCGAGACGCTGCCCGCCGGCTTCCGTGTCACCAGCCTGGTGCCCCTGCCACCCCCATCCGCCCCTGCCAAGAAAATGCCCCCAGAAG TTGGTGCCTCTGGGTCGCCACGGCTGGAGACCTCCACGGTCCGGACGTACTCCTGCTGA